In Lineus longissimus chromosome 7, tnLinLong1.2, whole genome shotgun sequence, a genomic segment contains:
- the LOC135491241 gene encoding protein Wnt-16-like, with protein sequence MRGEAEMRRRLFGITIIMLALVHTSLETWMYLGVASLAGSLPNKDDACSQTTGLVNQQIELCKDNPQALPCIQNGAKRGILECFFQFQNERWNCSLIQKQSAGFGPLINRRTKETAFIYAVTSAGVVHAVTQSCSAGNLTDCSCFDMKDHKFPGSIQKRGEPGATEIWKWGGCSDNVEYGIWFGRTFVDASETMQTLDGKGVKNMVNLHNNEAGRKLIQQGMKIKCRCHGVSGSCTVKTCWRTMPTFRDIGDLLKKKYEHSIQVAPRSRKKLRRKEKELRKMKIPGEDLVFSDHSPDYCRPDQKRGIIGTRGRECNKTSIGPDSCNLLCCGRGYNTRIVRKVERCQCKFVWCCYVKCKICESMIDRYTCK encoded by the exons ATGAGGGGAGAAGCAGAGATGAGGAGACGACTGTTTGGGATTACTATCATCATGTTGGCTTTGGTTCACACCAGTCTCGAGACTTGGAT GTATCTAGGCGTTGCCTCCCTTGCCGGCTCGCTGCCAAACAAGGACGACGCCTGCTCGCAAACAACAGGACTGGTCAACCAACAGATAGAACTTTGTAAAGACAATCCGCAGGCTCTACCCTGCATTCAAAATGGCGCAAAGCGAGGAATTCTCGAATGTTTCTTCCAGTTTCAGAATGAACGATGGAACTGTAGCCTCATTCAGAAACAGAGTGCCGGGTTTGGACCCTTGATAAACAGAC gaacCAAGGAGACGGCATTTATCTACGCGGTGACGAGTGCAGGGGTGGTCCATGCCGTCACACAGTCCTGTAGCGCGGGAAACCTCACTGACTGTTCCTGTTTCGACATGAAGGACCACAAATTCCCGGGAAGCATACAGAAACGAGGCGAGCCGGGTGCAACGGAAATTTGGAAGTGGGGCGGGTGTAGCGATAATGTGGAATATGGGATTTGGTTTGGCCGGACTTTCGTAGATGCATCAGAGACTATGCAAACTCTGGATGGAAAGGGCGTAAAAAATATGGTGAATCTCCACAATAATGAGGCAGGAAGAAAG CTCATACAACAAGGCATGAAGATAAAGTGTCGCTGCCACGGCGTCTCGGGTTCATGTACGGTGAAGACGTGTTGGCGGACCATGCCCACATTCCGGGACATTGGTGATCTGCTGAAAAAGAAGTACGAACATTCCATCCAGGTGGCGCCGCGATCGAGGAAGAAACTGAGAAGGAAAGAAAAGGAGTTACGGAAAATGAAAATTCCAGGGGAAGATTTAGTGTTTTCTGATCATTCGCCGGATTATTGCCGCCCTGATCAGAAGCGGGGAATCATAGGGACAAGGGGGAGGGAGTGTAATAAGACATCTATTGGCCCCGACAGTTGTAACTTGTTGTGTTGCGGACGAGGTTATAATACCCGAATTGTCCGCAAGGTGGAGCGATGTCAGTGTAAGTTTGTTTGGTGCTGCTACGTGAAGTGTAAGATCTGCGAATCAATGATTGACAGATATACTTGCAAGTGA